One Dokdonia sp. Dokd-P16 genomic window carries:
- a CDS encoding DegT/DnrJ/EryC1/StrS family aminotransferase: MKKRIYLSPPIYGDQTVLSTPSSINVYDDIYKDIDGFEKIVKDYLNTDKQVVALNSGTSAIHMALILAGVEEDDFVLCQSMTFVACANPILYQRAKPVFVGSEESTWNMCPEALELAYLECVKKGKIPKAIIVTSLYGMSSNMDAIGSFARKNSIKLIEDSAEALGGAYRNEKLSTIGDYGILSFNLNKIITTAGGGILVVNSIEEKQKVLHLATQAKTNLPYYHHDTLGYNYRLGHINAALGVLQFKELENNLKKRKANHKFYEELFKHISGIYVHKEPDDHFISNHWLSAILVDPLKTGGITREDIRLFLEKDNIESRPLWKPMHMQPLYKKFSYYGNTLAEKLFNHGLCLPSGSNLSDNDKGRIENVIFNLFN, from the coding sequence ATGAAAAAACGTATTTATTTATCACCGCCAATTTATGGTGATCAGACCGTTTTATCTACACCATCAAGTATAAATGTTTATGATGATATCTATAAAGATATTGATGGTTTTGAGAAAATAGTCAAAGATTATTTAAATACGGATAAGCAGGTTGTTGCTCTCAATTCTGGTACATCAGCAATTCATATGGCTTTAATTCTTGCAGGTGTTGAAGAAGATGATTTTGTACTGTGTCAATCTATGACTTTTGTTGCCTGTGCAAACCCTATTCTATATCAAAGAGCAAAACCAGTGTTTGTTGGTAGTGAAGAAAGTACCTGGAATATGTGTCCAGAAGCTTTAGAACTAGCTTACCTAGAATGCGTTAAAAAAGGAAAAATCCCCAAAGCTATAATTGTAACCAGCCTTTATGGTATGTCCAGTAATATGGATGCTATTGGAAGCTTTGCTAGAAAAAACAGTATAAAGTTAATTGAGGACAGTGCTGAAGCTTTAGGTGGAGCGTATAGAAATGAAAAACTGTCCACTATAGGAGATTACGGAATTTTGTCTTTTAATTTAAATAAAATAATCACAACAGCTGGTGGTGGGATTTTAGTTGTAAACTCAATAGAAGAGAAGCAAAAAGTACTTCATCTAGCAACTCAGGCCAAAACAAATTTACCATACTATCATCATGACACCTTAGGATACAACTATAGGTTAGGTCATATAAATGCAGCCCTAGGAGTACTACAATTTAAAGAATTAGAAAATAACCTTAAGAAAAGAAAGGCCAACCATAAATTCTATGAAGAGCTATTTAAACATATTAGTGGAATATATGTCCATAAAGAACCCGATGATCATTTTATTTCCAACCACTGGCTCAGTGCTATTCTAGTAGATCCTTTAAAAACTGGTGGAATTACTCGAGAAGATATCAGACTTTTCTTAGAAAAAGACAATATAGAGTCCAGACCATTATGGAAGCCTATGCACATGCAACCGCTTTATAAGAAATTTTCATATTACGGAAACACCTTAGCTGAAAAGTTATTTAATCATGGTTTGTGTCTTCCTTCTGGTTCTAATCTTTCTGATAACGATAAAGGTAGAATAGAAAATGTTATCTTTAACCTTTTCAATTAA
- a CDS encoding polysaccharide biosynthesis protein — protein sequence MFKRLIEAINRLFSEENRLDIRKLRYLPRWAVLFIDIFLVFVALITTYYLLEGINIKSLFTLDLNKQISIVIGINFIFLLLFKTYAGLIRHSSFMDALKLLFASGATFVSLIFINILSKIFLGEKIFLTTGIFLFALLSFTAQFIFRLVIKQLYESFKIAQKEEELIKAIIVGIDDGAISIAAALDIEHPQRFIIKGFVSKRQNKSLRILGKPVLELNDDISLLTNKLDASAIIFAGNTMNAEERFLLVKDCLENDIKVYNSPLVINWSEKTTVTDQLKSLQIEDLLNRDPIKLNDKDKAKKIQGKTVLVTGGAGSIGSEIARQVASYNPSKLIVLDQAESPLHNLSLELLGLYPDIDFEFTICDVANRNRLRVLFDTFKIDIIYHAAAYKHVPLMENNPSEAILTNIYGTKNLADIAAKHEVGYFVMVSTDKAVNPTNVMGASKRAAEMYVQSKYFDAIQAGSSKTKFITTRFGNVLGSNGSVVPLFKKQIKQGGPVTITHPDIIRYFMTIPEACQLVLEAGTMGKGGEIFIFDMGEPVRIMDLAEKMIKLAGFTVGEDIEIKITGLRPGEKLYEELLSDESKTLATHHEKIMISEDISANYDYVNTVISKIVKAAIKNNNNISVAKLKSLVPEFKSKNSEYEVLDINVHDIVPEINPSQNIVQ from the coding sequence ATGTTCAAACGATTAATAGAAGCCATAAATCGCCTATTTTCAGAGGAGAATAGGTTAGATATTCGGAAACTGCGCTATCTACCTAGATGGGCGGTATTGTTTATTGATATTTTTCTAGTCTTTGTTGCGCTTATCACTACTTATTATTTGCTTGAAGGTATTAATATTAAGTCGTTATTTACGCTAGACTTAAATAAACAGATAAGTATTGTAATAGGTATTAATTTTATTTTTTTATTACTTTTTAAGACATATGCAGGTTTAATAAGACATTCATCATTTATGGATGCTCTTAAATTACTCTTTGCTTCTGGAGCCACCTTTGTTTCTTTAATATTTATTAATATCCTAAGTAAAATTTTTCTGGGTGAGAAAATATTTTTGACGACAGGTATATTTTTATTTGCACTATTATCCTTTACTGCTCAATTCATTTTCAGGCTAGTAATAAAACAGCTGTATGAATCATTTAAAATTGCACAGAAAGAAGAGGAGCTTATTAAAGCAATCATCGTAGGGATTGATGACGGTGCAATTTCTATTGCGGCAGCACTAGATATAGAACATCCTCAGCGTTTTATTATTAAAGGTTTTGTTTCAAAAAGACAGAATAAAAGTTTAAGAATACTTGGTAAACCTGTATTAGAACTTAACGATGATATTAGTTTACTTACAAATAAATTAGATGCCAGTGCAATCATTTTTGCAGGTAACACAATGAATGCTGAAGAGCGTTTTTTATTAGTTAAAGACTGCTTAGAAAACGATATTAAGGTTTATAATTCCCCCCTTGTAATTAACTGGAGTGAAAAAACAACAGTAACAGATCAATTAAAGTCTTTGCAAATTGAAGATTTATTGAATAGAGATCCTATAAAATTAAACGATAAGGATAAGGCCAAAAAGATTCAAGGTAAAACAGTGTTAGTGACAGGAGGTGCTGGTTCAATAGGTAGTGAAATAGCAAGGCAAGTTGCTTCTTATAATCCTTCAAAGCTTATAGTTTTAGATCAAGCCGAGTCACCCTTACATAATTTAAGTCTTGAGCTTCTTGGGCTGTATCCTGATATCGATTTTGAATTTACAATTTGTGATGTAGCAAACCGAAATAGATTAAGAGTTTTATTTGATACTTTTAAAATTGATATTATTTACCATGCTGCTGCCTATAAGCACGTGCCCTTAATGGAGAATAATCCTTCTGAAGCTATATTAACTAATATATATGGCACTAAAAATTTGGCAGACATAGCTGCCAAGCATGAAGTAGGCTATTTTGTAATGGTCAGTACAGACAAAGCAGTGAATCCAACCAATGTAATGGGTGCTTCTAAAAGAGCAGCTGAAATGTATGTGCAATCTAAATACTTTGACGCTATTCAAGCTGGATCTTCAAAGACCAAATTTATAACAACTCGATTTGGGAATGTATTAGGGTCTAATGGGTCTGTAGTACCTCTATTTAAGAAGCAAATTAAGCAAGGTGGTCCTGTCACTATTACGCATCCTGACATCATACGTTATTTTATGACCATACCAGAAGCTTGCCAACTTGTTCTTGAAGCAGGTACGATGGGTAAAGGTGGTGAGATTTTTATTTTTGATATGGGGGAACCTGTTAGAATTATGGATTTAGCAGAAAAAATGATAAAGCTTGCTGGTTTTACGGTAGGCGAGGACATTGAAATAAAAATTACAGGTCTACGTCCAGGTGAGAAGTTATATGAAGAATTGCTAAGTGATGAAAGCAAGACGCTCGCGACTCATCATGAAAAAATAATGATCAGTGAGGATATAAGTGCTAATTATGATTATGTAAATACAGTAATTAGTAAAATAGTAAAAGCAGCTATTAAAAATAATAATAATATAAGTGTTGCTAAATTAAAATCATTGGTTCCTGAATTTAAAAGTAAAAATTCTGAATATGAAGTGTTAGATATTAATGTACATGATATTGTACCTGAAATAAACCCTTCTCAAAACATTGTGCAATAG
- a CDS encoding polysaccharide biosynthesis/export family protein, protein MSIKELSRTFLTLLACVAFCSSCISKKEVLYFQDIETLSGQDQNTNYNTVIRPDDLLSITVSSQDPESVAIFNPVAGAANALRTTNDRLGTYLVDKNGNIEFPYLGTLAIANKTRIEAIQLLRDRIREFAKEAVIDLRILNFSISVLGEVQRPGTFTIPNERITVLEALGLAGDMTIFGERKTVKIIREEEGVKTYGELDFTSIDLVNSPFYYLQQNDVIIVSPNKAQIQSGAFNRNSTIFISIAGIVISVLTILTR, encoded by the coding sequence ATGTCTATTAAAGAATTGAGTAGAACTTTCTTAACATTGCTAGCTTGTGTGGCTTTTTGCTCATCTTGTATATCAAAGAAAGAGGTGCTATATTTTCAAGATATTGAAACCTTATCAGGACAAGATCAAAATACTAATTACAATACGGTGATACGTCCAGACGACCTATTATCTATAACAGTTTCTTCTCAAGATCCTGAATCTGTAGCTATATTTAATCCAGTAGCAGGTGCTGCAAATGCTTTAAGAACAACGAATGATCGTCTTGGGACCTACTTAGTAGACAAGAATGGTAATATAGAATTTCCTTACTTAGGGACATTAGCTATTGCAAACAAGACAAGAATTGAAGCAATACAACTATTACGAGATCGTATTAGAGAATTTGCTAAAGAAGCTGTTATAGATTTAAGGATTTTAAATTTTTCTATATCTGTACTTGGAGAAGTGCAACGTCCAGGGACATTTACCATTCCTAATGAAAGAATTACAGTACTTGAAGCTTTAGGGCTTGCTGGGGATATGACAATTTTTGGTGAGCGTAAAACAGTTAAAATTATTAGAGAAGAAGAAGGAGTTAAAACATACGGTGAGCTTGATTTTACTAGTATTGATTTAGTTAATTCACCTTTTTACTATCTTCAGCAAAATGATGTTATCATCGTTTCTCCAAATAAAGCTCAAATACAAAGTGGTGCCTTTAATAGAAATTCAACCATATTCATTTCTATAGCAGGTATTGTAATATCTGTGTTAACTATTCTTACTCGTTAA
- a CDS encoding glycosyltransferase family 2 protein has product MSRPKVSIITPVYNAARFIEETYNSVNKQIFQDWEWVLVDDQSTDNSFQLLQDLSVKDRRLKVHQLPENSGSGPARNLAIDLAQGTYLAFLDSDDIWTKNKLSRHVSFMEKHQAAFSHTSYGFMNEAGEVINQTFHVSNKPVTYDDLLKRTEISCLTAMYNQDLIGKYFMPDLRRKQDYALWLSILKDGHNSIPLDEELAFYRQVKGSATNNKFKLIIKHLKFLREVEGLSLLQSLYYSFHWGINGLKKYYL; this is encoded by the coding sequence TTATAATTCTGTTAATAAACAAATTTTTCAGGATTGGGAATGGGTTCTTGTTGATGATCAATCAACTGATAATTCTTTTCAGTTATTACAAGATTTAAGTGTAAAAGATCGTAGATTAAAAGTTCATCAACTCCCTGAAAATTCTGGTTCAGGACCGGCAAGGAATTTAGCCATTGATTTAGCACAGGGAACTTATCTAGCATTTCTTGATAGTGATGATATTTGGACTAAAAATAAATTATCAAGACATGTATCTTTCATGGAAAAACATCAAGCTGCATTTTCACATACATCTTACGGTTTTATGAATGAAGCTGGTGAAGTAATAAATCAAACTTTTCATGTAAGTAATAAACCCGTTACCTATGATGATTTACTTAAAAGAACTGAAATAAGTTGCTTAACAGCGATGTATAACCAAGATTTAATTGGTAAGTATTTTATGCCAGATTTGAGAAGGAAGCAAGATTATGCTTTGTGGCTCAGTATTCTAAAAGATGGACACAATTCAATTCCCTTAGATGAAGAATTAGCTTTTTATAGACAAGTAAAGGGCTCCGCCACAAATAATAAGTTTAAATTAATAATAAAGCACCTTAAGTTCCTCAGAGAAGTAGAGGGACTAAGCCTCCTGCAATCTTTATATTATAGTTTTCATTGGGGAATTAATGGATTAAAGAAGTATTACTTATAG
- a CDS encoding aldo/keto reductase, which translates to MELKQLGSTDLKISKLGLGIGGILGMKAFNEDQASKVLHEAYNKGINFFDTGSAYSFGNAEVRLGNLIKDVPRDKLVIATKGGTVHVKGNTYKKDYSRKQLTESLETSLRKLNLEYIDLFQLHSPQIKHLTDDVFETLEIFKLQGKIRNIGVSCDGKVLDHVLNLDFFDTVMLTYNILEQEADNQIKKAAKKNIGVLIKSPMAHGLYSNDIFKIRGLSDVWYLLRVLKNYRPQLFKGYKYRYINSYPDWKGAEIALKFVTENQYVSAAMIGTTKTHHLNSNINVVQREINQEIIQKLKRQIN; encoded by the coding sequence ATGGAATTAAAACAACTAGGATCAACAGATTTAAAGATTTCTAAACTAGGATTAGGAATAGGAGGAATTTTAGGTATGAAGGCATTTAATGAAGACCAAGCAAGTAAGGTTTTACATGAAGCTTACAATAAGGGTATAAACTTTTTTGATACTGGTAGTGCTTATTCTTTTGGTAATGCAGAAGTGAGATTAGGAAATCTTATTAAAGACGTTCCCAGAGATAAATTAGTAATAGCTACTAAGGGAGGAACAGTACACGTCAAAGGAAATACTTACAAAAAAGATTATTCTAGAAAACAACTTACAGAGTCCCTAGAAACATCGTTGAGGAAACTTAATCTGGAATACATTGATTTGTTTCAATTACATAGCCCGCAAATAAAGCATTTAACAGATGATGTATTTGAAACACTTGAAATATTTAAATTACAGGGAAAGATAAGAAATATAGGTGTCTCTTGCGATGGTAAAGTTCTAGATCATGTACTTAATCTTGACTTTTTTGACACAGTGATGTTGACTTATAATATACTAGAACAAGAAGCAGATAATCAAATTAAGAAAGCCGCCAAAAAAAACATAGGTGTATTGATAAAAAGCCCAATGGCTCATGGATTGTACAGCAATGATATATTTAAAATAAGAGGATTGAGTGATGTTTGGTACCTACTAAGGGTATTAAAGAATTATAGACCGCAATTATTTAAAGGTTATAAATATAGATACATCAACTCTTATCCAGACTGGAAAGGAGCTGAAATAGCCCTAAAATTTGTGACAGAGAATCAATATGTAAGTGCTGCAATGATAGGTACTACTAAAACTCATCATTTAAACTCAAACATAAATGTAGTGCAACGTGAGATTAATCAAGAGATAATACAAAAGTTAAAAAGACAAATAAATTGA
- a CDS encoding MraY family glycosyltransferase, with protein sequence MTYILIFIILAILSYVYLKLADRFNIIDKPNHRSSHTQITIRGGGIIFYIALLIFFISSGFVYPYLFIGTTIIALVSFIDDLRPQPPVLRLPVQFIAIALAIYQVSLDFPLISLILLLIVGVGFVNAFNFMDGINGITGMYSIVIVSFLLFFNIYEATFVNVDLLYYILFSLVVFGFYNFRKKALFFSGDVGSISIAVVLFFLVYQFYFTLKAPVAILLVAVYGVDTVLTIIRRIKMKEKISEAHRHHLYQLFVDSKRFSHITTSLIYSVIQLLCCIIVYYSFQLGLWEQLLIITLVLLSITFCYVFLVRYFLKMRVKAL encoded by the coding sequence ATGACATATATTTTAATTTTTATAATTCTAGCAATACTTTCCTACGTCTATCTAAAATTAGCAGATAGATTCAATATCATAGATAAACCTAATCACAGAAGTTCACATACTCAGATTACTATAAGAGGTGGTGGTATCATATTCTACATAGCATTGCTTATTTTTTTCATTTCCAGTGGTTTTGTATACCCATATTTATTTATCGGCACAACTATTATTGCATTGGTAAGTTTCATAGACGATTTAAGGCCACAACCACCAGTATTACGTTTGCCAGTTCAATTTATTGCTATTGCTTTGGCTATTTATCAGGTAAGTTTAGACTTCCCTTTAATATCATTAATTCTATTATTGATAGTAGGTGTAGGGTTTGTAAATGCATTTAATTTTATGGATGGGATCAATGGGATAACCGGAATGTATTCCATAGTCATCGTAAGTTTTTTACTATTCTTTAATATTTATGAAGCTACTTTTGTAAATGTAGACTTACTGTATTATATACTTTTTTCTCTAGTTGTTTTTGGTTTTTATAATTTCAGAAAAAAGGCGCTGTTTTTTTCTGGAGATGTAGGAAGTATTTCTATAGCGGTGGTTTTGTTTTTTCTAGTCTATCAATTTTACTTTACATTAAAAGCACCAGTAGCTATTTTGCTAGTTGCAGTTTATGGAGTAGATACCGTACTAACAATCATACGCAGAATTAAGATGAAAGAAAAAATTTCAGAAGCGCATAGACATCATCTTTATCAATTATTTGTTGATTCAAAACGGTTTTCTCATATTACTACTTCATTAATATATAGTGTAATTCAATTATTATGCTGCATCATTGTGTATTACAGTTTTCAGTTGGGATTATGGGAGCAATTATTAATTATTACACTAGTTTTACTTTCGATTACCTTTTGTTATGTGTTCTTAGTTCGTTACTTTCTTAAAATGCGTGTGAAAGCATTATAA